In Amphiprion ocellaris isolate individual 3 ecotype Okinawa chromosome 3, ASM2253959v1, whole genome shotgun sequence, one genomic interval encodes:
- the LOC111577276 gene encoding cAMP-regulated phosphoprotein 19-like — protein MSEEVEGTRTLDEQQEMEDKVISPEKAEEAKLKARYPNLAPKHGGSDFLRKRLQKGQKYFDSGDYNMAKAKMKNKQLPSAPTEKTEITGDHIPTPQDLPQRKTSIVASKLAG, from the exons ATGTCTGAGGAAGTTGAAGGAACGAGGACTTTGGATGAGCAGCAG GAAATGGAGGACAAAGTAATCAGCCCAGAGAAAGCAGAGGAGGCCAAACTGAAGGCCAGGTATCCCAACCTAGCACCTAAGCATGGAGGCTCAGACTTTCTCAGAAAAAGACTTCAGAAGGGG CAAAAGTATTTTGACTCTGGTGACTACAACATGGCCAAGGCAAAAATGAAGAATAAACAGTTGCCATCAGCCCCAACGGAGAAGACTGAGATCACAGGGGACCACATCCCAACACCTCAGGACCTGCCTCAAAGAAAGACTTCCATCGTGGCCAGCAAACTGGCTGGTTGA
- the LOC111577285 gene encoding unconventional myosin-Va-like, whose product MAASELYSKYARVWLPDAEEVWKSAELIKDYTPGDLTLSLQLEDGTTVEHKIDPRTNNLPPLRNPNILVGENDLTALSYLHEPAVLHNLRVRFIDSKLIYTYCGIVLVAINPYESLPIYDTDIINAYSGQNMGDMDPHIFAVAEEAYKQMARNERNQSIIVSGESGAGKTVSAKYAMRYFATVSCSSGESNVEERVLASSPIMEAIGNAKTTRNDNSSRFGKYIAIGFDKKHCIIGADMRTYLLEKSRVVYQAHGERNYHIFYQLCASSHLPEFKAFKLGCADDFHCTNQGQSPVIDGVDDAKEMCNTRRAFSLLGIGESDQMEIYQILSAILHLSNVEVKDHSADRCSISPDNSHLIVFCELMGVPCEEMAHWLCHKKLKTTTETYVKSVSKMNAVYGRDALAKHIYARLFSWIVGRINHALKSAVKQHSFIGVLDIYGFETFDVNSFEQFCINYANEKLQQQFNLHVFKLEQEEYMKEEIPWTLIDFYDNQPCINLIEAKLGILDLLDEECKMPKGSDDTWAQKLYNTLLKQNAHFDKPRLSNRAFIIHHFADKVEYQCEGFLEKNKDTVNEEQINVLKHSKFDLLLKLFEDDEKPTGSPSKRSSGTGRAGPSQRDNKKTVGLQFRQSLHLLMDTLNATTPHYVRCIKPNDDKAPFTLDPVRAVQQLRACGILETIRISAAGFPSRWTYQEFFSRYRVLMKQKDALPDRKQTCKNLLEKLIKDQEKYQFGKNKIFFRAGQVAYLEKLRSDKLRMACVRIQKTIRCWLARKKYLRMKESAITIQKHVRGHQARRYVEFMRQTRAAVIIQRNVRMWARRRRYQQQRSAALTIQCFWRAYLARKQYYKLMYEQKAVVIQRWVKGWLVKRHYRRILAAVILLQSCVRRMRARKELKKLKVDARSVEHFKKLNVGMENKIMQLQHKLIEQHKENRELSEKLSSVEKTQNTDRDRQSKEIENLRRSEQEARAKAETLPSLLEQLSFLQHELEQTRREKEDLEEHTKAYKEQTQQVVDELNMKNTSLNNNIDELNKQIVEQAQQLTEIKTNVDNTKQLEKDLTEERSRYQTLLSEHLHLEERHRDLKEEMDLNISSSKSTHKRTDSNYSSNSSEFSQSLGSTEGEDSSAQTEDETQTTVDLPILLKLQRRVKELEQDKQSLLQQLDKREEAQQEKAKEVEEQRTVGRAELDLETLKRHELESENKKLKQDLNELRKSLTTESTDLMPPAPGSMPYDVLMEQLTSSNEELEMRKEEVLLLRSHMVRQEALKHRDSVLGEAVKLDLSEIPSFQDVDRSTDIHTLNEDGELWLAYEGLKETNRLLECQMQEQDRVHSDKCRTLVEEVKKLKGEKEQQQKLLAQSLLLPEDARIEASLNHEITRLTKENLELMEQGEKQDKTIRKLKKQLKLYMKKVEDFEANAKRKSSVSVTNASVRAVNITRKEKEYRGMLEYREGDESWLLKNLVTDLKPRGVAVSFTPGLPAYIIFMCLRYADNVNDDQRVSSLLNATISSIKGVIKRRGNDFEVVSFWLANTCRILHCLKQYSGDEVFMMHNTPKQNEHCLANFELSEYQQVFGDLAIQIYRQLIKCMEDILQPLIVASMLEHETIQGVLGSKPTGLRKKSPSITGEEAVTVEVLLQRLSLFHSTMSQHGLDADLIKQAVKQQFYIICAVTLNHLLLRKEMCSWSKGLQIRYNVWQLEEWLTERELTDCGAKEALEPLIQAAQLLQIKKKTEADARAICTMSTALTTSQILKVLTLYTPVIEFEERVTTGFIETIKNLLKDRGESAALMMDTKKIFSVTVPFTPSSVALETIQIPASLKLSFLTRI is encoded by the exons ATGGCAGCTTCTGAACTTTACTCCAAG TATGCCCGTGTATGGCTCCCAGATGCAGAAGAAGTGTGGAAATCAGCAGAGCTCATCAAAGACTACACTCCCGGAGACCTGACACTGTCTCTGCAGCTGGAGGATGGCACG ACAGTGGAGCACAAAATAGACCCTCGAACCAACAACCTGCCGCCGCTAAGAAACCCCAATATCCTGGTGGGGGAAAATGACCTTACAGCTCTCAGCTACCTCCATGAGCCAGCAGTGCTACACAACCTGAGAGTGCGCTTTATCGACTCCAAGCTGATTTACACATACTGCG GAATTGTCCTGGTTGCCATCAATCCTTATGAGAGCCTTCCTATCTATGACACTGACATCATCAATGCCTACAGTGGGCAAAATATGGGGGATATGGACCCTCATATCTTTGCTGTAGCAGAGGAAGCATATAAACAGATGGCCAG aaatgaaagaaatcagTCCATCATCGTGAGTGGTGAGTCTGGGGCTGGAAAAACTGTCTCTGCTAAGTACGCAATGCGTTACTTTGCCACAGTCAGCTGCTCCTCCGGTGAATCCAACGTCGAGGAACGAGTTCTTGCATCCAGTCCCATCATGGAG gCCATTGGAAATGCCAAGACAACAAGGAACGACAACAGCAGTCGCTTTGGGAAGTACATTGCAATTGGGTTTGACAAGAAGCATTGTATAATTGGGGCGGACATGAGAACCTACTTACTGGAAAAATCTAGAGTCGTGTATCAG GCCCATGGAGAAAGGAACTACCACATATTCTACCAGCTGTGTGCCTCTTCACATTTACCAGAGTTCAAAGCCTTCAAGTTAG GTTGTGCAGATGACTTCCATTGTACTAACCAGGGTCAGAGCCCAGTCATAGACGGAGTAGATGATGCTAAAGAGATGTGCAATACCAGGAGGGCTTTCTCGCTTTTAG GAATTGGTGAAAGTGATCAAATGGAAATTTATCAAATTCTGTCAGCTATTCTCCACCTTAGCAATGTGGAGGTGAAAGATCACTCTGCAGACAGATGCAGCATTTCG ccaGATAATTCCCACCTGATAGTTTTCTGTGAGCTGATGGGAGTGCCCTGTGAAGAAATGGCCCACTGGTTGTGTCACAAAAAGCTCAAGACGACCACAGAAACCTATGTTAAGTCTGTTTCCAAAATGAATGCGGTCTACGGCCGAGACGCCCTAGCCAAGCACATTTACGCCAGACTCTTCAGCTGGATTGTGGGCAGGATTAACCATGCCTTAAAATCTGCAGTAAAGCAGCACTCATTCATTGGTGTGCTTGATATTTATGG gtttgaaACGTTTGATGTCAACAGCTTTGAACAGTTCTGCATCAATTATGCCAATGAGAAGCTTCAACAACAGTTCAACCtg CATGTCTTCAAACTGGAGCAGGAGGAGTACATGAAAGAGGAGATCCCTTGGACATTAATCGACTTCTATGACAACCAGCCGTGCATTAATCTCATTGAGGCCAAACTGGGCATCCTGGACCTTCTGGATGAAGAGTGCAAG ATGCCCAAAGGCTCTGACGACACGTGGGCACAGAAACTCTACAACACCCTCCTGAAGCAGAATGCTCACTTTGATAAACCCAGGTTATCAAATAGAGCTTTCATCATCCACCACTTTGCTGACAAG GTGGAATACCAGTGTGAGGGCTTCCTGGAGAAAAACAAGGACACAGTCAATGAGGAGCAGATAAATGTGCTGAAACATAGCAAG TTTGATTTGCTGCTGAAGCTGTTTGAGGATGATGAGAAGCCAACAGGTTCTCCTAGCAAACGTAGCAGCGGCACTGGAAGAGCTGGACCATCTCAGAGGGATAATAAGAAGACCGTTGGGCTGCAG tttcgACAGTCCCTGCATTTGCTGATGGACACGCTAAATGCTACAACTCCTCACTACGTTCGCTGCATCAAACCAAATGACGATAAAGCTCCCTTTAC CTTGGACCCTGTGAGGGCTGTGCAGCAGCTTCGAGCATGTGGCATCCTGGAAACAATCCGGATTTCAGCGGCAGGCTTCCCATCTAG ATGGACCTATCAGGAATTCTTTAGTCGTTACCGGGTCCTCATGAAGCAGAAGGATGCTCTTCCTGATAGGAAACAGACCTGCAAAAATCTCCTGGAAAAGCTTATAAAG gACCAGGAGAAGTACCAGTTTGGCAAAAACAAGATCTTCTTCAGGGCTGGTCAGGTAGCTTACTTGGAGAAGCTGCGGTCTGACAAACTGCGTATGGCTTGTGTCCGTATACAGAAGACGATCCGCTGCTGGCTGGCCCGCAAAAAGTATCTGAGGATGAAGGAATCTGCCATTACCATTCAGAAACATGTACGGGGTCACCAGGCACGCCG tTATGTTGAGTTTATGCGGCAAACCAGAGCAGCTGTTATCATTCAGCGCAATGTACGAATGTGGGCGAGAAGGAGACGCTACCAGCAGCAGCGTTCTGCAGCTCTCACTATTCAGTGCTTCTGGAGGGCTTACCTGGCCAGAAAGCAGTACTATAAG ttGATGTATGAGCAAAAAGCTGTGGTCATTCAGAGGTGGGTAAAAGGCTGGCTGGTCAAGCGACATTACAGACGCATCCTTGCAGCCGTCATCCTGTTACAGAGTTGTGTGCGTCGCATGAGGGCCAGAAAGGAATTAAAGAAGCTGAAAGTGGATGCGCGCTCTGTGGAGCACTTCAAAAAGCTCAACGTTGGCATGGAGAACAAGATTATGCAGTTGCAGCACAAGCTCATCGAGCAG cataaagaaaacagagagcTCAGTGAGAAGCTGAGTTCTGTGGAGAAGACCCAGAACACGGATAGAGATAGACAGAGCAAAGAGATAGAAAACCTACGTAGATCAGAGCAGGAGGCCAGAGCCAAGGCAGAAACACTTCCCTCCCTGCTGGAGCAGCTCTCTTTCCTTCAACACGAGCTGGAACAAACCCGCAGAGAGAAAGAAGACCTAGAGGAGCACACAAAGGCCTACAAGGAGCAGACACAACAG GTGGTAGACGAGCTTAACATGAAGAACACATCGTTGAATAACAACATAGATGAGCTGAACAAGCAAATCGTTGAACAAGCCCAACAGTTGACAG AAATTAAAACCAATGttgacaacacaaaacaactggaGAAGGACTTGACCGAGGAGCGTTCTCGTTACCAAACTCTACTGAGTGAACACCTGCATCTGGAGGAGCGGCATCGCGACCTGAAGGAGGAGATGGATCTCAACATT AGCTCAAGTAAATCCACTCACAAGAGGACGGACTCCAACTACAGCAGTAACTCATCTGAGTTTAGTCAGAGTTTAGGCTctactgagggtgaagacagctCAGCACAAACAGAG GATGAGACCCAGACTACGGTTGACCTGCCAATCCTCCTGAAGCTCCAGAGAAGAGTGAAGGAACTGGAGCAGGACAAACAGTCACtattacagcagctggataaaAGAGAAGAAGCCCAGCAAGAGAAGGCAAAA GAAGTGGAGGAGCAGAGAACTGTTGGCAGAGCAGAACTGGACTTGGAAACACTAAAG CGACATGAGCTGGAGTCTGAGAACAAGAAATTAAAGCAGGATCTAAATGAGCTGCGAAAGTCTCTAACCACTGAGAGCACTGATTTAATGCCCCCTGCTCCTGGCTCGATGCCCTACGACGTACTGATGGAGCAACTCACTTCTTCCAATGAAGAGCTGGAAATGCGAAAAGAGGAAGTGCTGCTCCTTCGCTCGCACATGGTCCGCCAAGAGGCTCTTAAACATCGG GATTCTGTGCTGGGAGAAGCTGTGAAGTTAGATCTCAGTGAAATCCCCTCATTTCAAGATGTTGACAG ATCTACTGACATCCACACACTAAATGAAGATGGAGAACTGTGGCTCGCTTACGAAGGCCTAAAAGAGACCAACAG GCTTCTGGAGTGCCAAATGCAGGAGCAGGATCGTGTTCACAGTGACAAGTGCAGGACGCTGGTTGAGGAGGTTAAGAAGCTAAAGGGTgaaaaggagcagcagcagaagctgtTGGCTCAGAGTCTCCTTTTGCCTGAAGATGCTCGAATTGAGGCGAGCCTGAATCATGAGATCACACGGCTCACCAAAGAGAACCTG gAACTCATGGAGcaaggagaaaaacaagacaaaaccaTACGCAAGCTGAAAAAACAGCTTAAACTTTACATGAAAAAGGTTGAAGATTTTGAAG CGAATGCCAAGCGAAAGAGTAGTGTCTCTGTGACGAACGCTTCCGTCAGAGCAGTGAATATCACACGCAAGGAGAAAGAGTACCGGGGCATGTTGGAGTACAGGGAGGGAGATGAGAGCTGGTTGCTTAAGAATCTGGTTACAG ATTTGAAGCCTCGTGGTGTAGCAGTCAGCTTCACGCCAGGACTTCCAGCCTACATCATCTTCATGTGCCTGCGATATGCAGACAACGTGAATGATGATCAAAGAGTCAGCTCTCTGCTCAATGCCACCATCAGCAGCATTAAAGGGGTCATTAAG AGAAGAGGAAATGATTTTGAAGTGGTGTCTTTCTGGCTGGCCAACACATGCAGGATATTGCACTGTCTGAAGCAGTACAGTGGAGACGAG GTCTTCATGATGCACAACACTCCTAAACAGAATGAGCACTGCTTGGCCAATTTTGAACTGTCAGAGTACCAGCAGGTATTTGGTGATCTGGCCATCCAAATTTACCGTCAGCTCATCAAATGCATGGAGGACATCCTGCAGCCTCTCATAG TGGCAAGCATGCTGGAGCACGAGACAATCCAGGGCGTGTTAGGGTCCAAACCAACAGGCCTGAGGAAGAAAAGCCCAAGCATCACAGGAGAGGAGGCTGTTACAGTGGAGGTCCTCCTGCAACGTCTCAGCCTCTTCCACAGCACAATGAGTCAGCATGGGTTGGACGCAGACCTCATTAAACAGGCGGTCAAGCAGCAGTTTTACATCATCTGTGCGGTCACACTTAACCACTTGCTGCTAAGGAAGGAAATGTGCTCCTGGAGTAAAGGCCTGCAGATCAG GTACAATGTTTGGCAGCTGGAGGAATGGCTGACAGAGCGGGAGCTGACTGACTGCGGAGCAAAGGAGGCTCTGGAGCCTCTCATTCAGGCTGCACAGCTTCTACAGATCAAGAAGAAGACTGAAGCAGATGCTCGAGCTATCTGCACCATGAGCACTGCCCTGACCACATCACAG attcTTAAAGTACTGACCTTGTACACCCCAGTGATTGAGTTTGAAGAGCGAGTGACAACTGGTTTCATTGAAACTATTAAA AACCTTCTGAAAGACAGAGGTGAGTCAGCCGCCTTAATGATGGACACCAAGAAAATCTTCTCTGTCACCGTCCCGTTCACACCGTCGTCTGTGGCTCTGGAGACCATTCAGATCCCTGCGAGCCTTAAACTGAGCTTCCTGACCCGAATTTAA